A window of Paremcibacter congregatus contains these coding sequences:
- a CDS encoding pilus assembly protein TadG-related protein: MHRFGEFTQKLIRDAKGMSAVLVTMSLIPTILVIGIATDVSRAYIVKTRLRAALDAAALAGGKSFFDNDREAQIKKYFDANFPAGFYGSSVSGPYELDEVGARLPSGHVYSENDSALRLTADVTVPTVFMSIVDYDYMEVGGDSEVMRETSLLDVVMAIDMSGSMLNSAGMGGGLSRLDTAKEAAKDLVKILFGNDEENALLNVGLVPWAGKVNVTKNGTKYGKDAFGNTIPQSQRYTTKTVPGSPANPYKEEFYRFDKNGNGNKWDEEDLVLKNWTPKINKVYYAHNAPSIPLLAEPEEGWKGCVYARFARTRAYERSRSYRDSTAESQAGDIHDGPFKIATGPAWVGWYPMGSEGEKSSCDLKKLNKMSHACTPCPEFGITPMQHKKSDLLSAITELDISSGNSYTNIPQGLAWAWRAISPGKPFDEATVVADPNYVKHKAIILLTDGENTMRSGDAYNYGFHTKNKRDQRLKDLADRIKNLDDADPENDDQVLIYTIQFANNSTELVDLLKYVATDKDHYFYAPDSGTLKAAFKKIAKDLSKLRLSK, encoded by the coding sequence ATGCATAGGTTTGGTGAATTCACACAAAAACTTATCCGTGATGCAAAGGGTATGTCCGCTGTGCTGGTGACCATGTCGTTGATTCCAACCATTCTGGTCATCGGGATTGCCACGGATGTCAGCCGGGCGTATATCGTAAAAACCCGGTTGAGAGCCGCGCTTGACGCCGCCGCCCTGGCGGGCGGCAAGAGTTTTTTTGATAATGACCGGGAAGCCCAGATAAAGAAATACTTTGACGCCAATTTCCCCGCAGGATTTTATGGGTCCAGTGTGTCAGGTCCGTATGAACTGGATGAGGTTGGAGCCAGATTGCCTTCCGGGCATGTCTATAGCGAGAATGATTCGGCATTACGCCTAACAGCGGATGTGACGGTCCCGACCGTATTTATGAGCATTGTTGATTATGATTACATGGAGGTAGGAGGAGACAGTGAAGTGATGCGGGAGACGTCTCTCCTTGATGTGGTGATGGCGATTGATATGTCTGGTTCCATGTTAAACAGTGCCGGAATGGGGGGCGGCCTTAGCCGTCTGGATACCGCAAAAGAGGCGGCGAAAGATCTGGTTAAAATTTTGTTTGGCAATGATGAGGAAAATGCGCTGTTGAATGTGGGACTGGTGCCCTGGGCGGGGAAAGTCAATGTTACTAAAAATGGTACCAAATATGGCAAAGATGCCTTTGGCAATACGATCCCCCAATCACAAAGATACACTACAAAAACTGTTCCTGGTTCTCCTGCCAATCCTTACAAGGAAGAATTCTATCGTTTTGATAAAAATGGCAATGGGAACAAATGGGATGAGGAAGATCTGGTTCTCAAAAACTGGACGCCTAAAATAAACAAGGTTTATTACGCACATAATGCGCCGTCCATTCCACTTTTGGCGGAACCGGAAGAGGGATGGAAAGGGTGTGTCTATGCGCGTTTCGCACGAACCCGTGCTTATGAAAGGTCTCGGTCCTATCGGGATTCAACTGCGGAAAGTCAGGCCGGTGATATTCATGATGGTCCGTTCAAAATAGCGACGGGACCAGCCTGGGTGGGGTGGTATCCCATGGGCAGCGAGGGCGAAAAATCATCCTGTGACTTAAAAAAATTGAATAAAATGTCGCATGCCTGTACCCCGTGTCCTGAATTTGGGATTACGCCCATGCAGCATAAGAAGTCAGACTTGCTCAGCGCCATTACGGAACTGGATATTTCTTCCGGTAACTCTTATACAAATATTCCACAGGGTCTGGCCTGGGCATGGCGGGCGATTTCTCCCGGCAAACCATTTGACGAAGCAACGGTTGTTGCTGATCCGAATTATGTAAAGCATAAAGCAATTATCTTGCTGACCGACGGCGAGAATACAATGAGGTCTGGTGACGCTTATAATTATGGTTTTCATACCAAAAACAAGCGCGATCAACGCCTCAAAGATCTGGCGGATCGGATCAAGAATCTGGATGATGCCGACCCGGAAAACGATGACCAGGTTTTGATTTATACCATTCAGTTCGCCAACAACAGCACGGAACTGGTGGACTTATTGAAATATGTGGCGACTGACAAGGATCATTATTTCTATGCGCCGGATAGTGGGACATTGAAGGCTGCATTTAAGAAGATTGCCAAGGACTTGTCAAAACTTCGTCTTTCAAAGTAA